One genomic region from Ornithinimicrobium flavum encodes:
- a CDS encoding 6-phosphofructokinase produces MTSSQPGQTSPPGGPTPCSTGPRIGILTSGGDSQGMNAAVRAVVRTTLRLGGQPYAVHEGWSGAVAGGARIRPLGWDDVGGILHRGGTVLGTARCPEFRTREGMLAAARNLLEHGIDRLVVIGGDGSLRGTEEFRRQWSSLLGELVEAGELTPEVAEAHPRLAVAGLVGSIDNDLVGTDMTIGADTALHRIGEAVDALRSTAASHQRTFVVEVMGRHCGYLALMAGVAGGADAVLVPEDPPDDGWQDDLVERLQASRAAGSRDLIIVVAEGAADRHGRPITSAEVGALVTQRLGGEGARVTILGHVQRGGRPSAYDRWMSTLLGYTAVQEVLHAQDAPARVIGVRHNRIVLLHLEQTVGATVEVADALRSGDFARAREARGRSFAQLSRVVDAFCVPPATERAAGQRPARRIAVLHVGGLAPGMDTAVWALVRSAAADGDVVLGVEGSVAGLAEGRLRELGWVEVDDWVGRGGAALGTRRRVPDAAQLEAVARVVEEQEVDALVLVGGTEAYLTAVELHRARERHPALRIPVTCVPASIDNNLPGAELSIGADTALNTIVDALDKVRTSASATRRAFVVETMGGPCGYLPMMAGIAAGAERVYLPEEHVGIADVAEDAARMTRTFEEGRQLWLAIRGQEASEHYSSDLLRRVFEEEGGDRFDVRSLVLGHVQTGGAPTPFDRLLATRLARAALAEIDRQLGSPDGTSSVVYLGEVQGEPRVTPIERYAEEMAEGSDRPRDQWWLGLRPVGSVVGDRHAQGPVAPLTAVVDA; encoded by the coding sequence GTGACCTCCTCCCAGCCAGGACAGACCTCGCCCCCCGGGGGCCCGACCCCCTGCAGCACCGGCCCACGGATCGGGATCCTGACCTCCGGCGGTGACTCGCAGGGGATGAACGCTGCGGTCCGTGCGGTGGTGCGCACGACCCTGCGCCTGGGTGGGCAGCCGTACGCCGTCCACGAGGGGTGGTCCGGGGCGGTCGCCGGGGGCGCGCGCATCCGGCCCCTGGGCTGGGACGACGTCGGGGGCATCCTGCACCGGGGCGGGACGGTCCTCGGCACGGCGCGGTGCCCGGAGTTCCGCACGCGCGAGGGGATGCTGGCGGCCGCGCGCAACCTGCTGGAGCATGGGATCGACCGACTGGTCGTCATCGGTGGTGACGGCTCGTTGCGGGGCACCGAGGAGTTCCGCCGGCAGTGGTCCTCGCTGCTCGGAGAGCTCGTCGAGGCGGGAGAGCTGACCCCGGAGGTGGCCGAGGCCCACCCGCGGCTGGCCGTGGCGGGCCTGGTGGGCTCGATCGACAACGACCTCGTCGGCACCGACATGACCATCGGGGCCGACACGGCGCTGCACCGCATCGGCGAGGCCGTCGACGCTCTGCGCTCGACCGCCGCCAGCCACCAGCGGACCTTCGTCGTGGAGGTCATGGGCCGCCACTGCGGCTACCTCGCGCTCATGGCCGGGGTGGCCGGCGGCGCCGACGCCGTCCTGGTGCCGGAGGACCCGCCGGACGACGGGTGGCAGGACGACCTGGTGGAGCGGCTCCAGGCCTCCCGGGCCGCCGGCAGCCGCGACCTCATCATCGTCGTGGCCGAGGGGGCGGCCGACCGGCACGGGCGGCCCATCACCAGCGCCGAGGTGGGCGCCCTGGTGACCCAGCGCCTCGGGGGAGAGGGGGCCAGGGTCACCATCCTGGGGCACGTCCAGCGGGGCGGGCGACCCTCGGCCTACGACCGGTGGATGTCGACCCTGCTCGGCTACACCGCGGTCCAGGAGGTGCTGCACGCCCAGGACGCCCCCGCGCGGGTCATCGGCGTGCGCCACAACCGGATCGTCCTGCTGCACCTGGAGCAGACCGTCGGAGCCACCGTGGAGGTCGCCGACGCCCTCCGGTCCGGCGACTTCGCCCGGGCCCGGGAGGCCCGCGGACGGTCCTTCGCGCAGCTGAGCCGGGTCGTCGACGCCTTCTGCGTGCCGCCCGCGACCGAGCGCGCGGCCGGGCAGCGTCCTGCACGTCGCATCGCCGTCCTCCACGTCGGCGGGCTCGCGCCGGGCATGGACACCGCGGTGTGGGCCCTCGTGCGGTCCGCCGCCGCCGACGGCGACGTGGTGCTGGGGGTCGAGGGGTCGGTGGCCGGCCTGGCCGAGGGGCGCCTGCGGGAGCTGGGCTGGGTCGAGGTCGACGACTGGGTCGGCCGCGGCGGGGCCGCGCTCGGGACCCGTCGCCGGGTCCCGGACGCGGCGCAGCTCGAGGCGGTCGCGCGGGTGGTCGAGGAGCAGGAGGTCGACGCGCTGGTCCTCGTGGGCGGCACGGAGGCCTACCTCACCGCGGTGGAGCTGCACCGGGCGCGGGAGCGGCACCCCGCCCTGCGCATCCCCGTGACCTGCGTGCCGGCGAGCATCGACAACAACCTGCCCGGTGCCGAGCTGTCGATCGGCGCCGACACCGCGCTCAACACCATCGTCGACGCCCTGGACAAGGTGCGGACCTCCGCCTCGGCGACCCGGCGCGCCTTCGTCGTGGAGACCATGGGCGGGCCGTGCGGCTACCTGCCGATGATGGCCGGGATCGCCGCGGGGGCCGAGCGGGTCTACCTGCCCGAGGAGCACGTCGGCATCGCGGACGTGGCCGAGGACGCCGCCCGGATGACCCGGACCTTCGAGGAGGGACGCCAGCTGTGGCTCGCCATCCGGGGCCAGGAGGCCTCGGAGCACTACAGCAGCGACCTGCTGCGCCGCGTCTTCGAGGAGGAGGGCGGTGACCGGTTCGACGTGCGCTCGTTGGTGCTGGGCCACGTGCAGACGGGGGGCGCGCCGACCCCGTTCGACCGGCTCCTCGCGACGCGGCTGGCCCGCGCGGCCCTGGCCGAGATCGACCGGCAGCTCGGGTCCCCGGACGGCACCTCGTCGGTCGTCTACCTGGGCGAGGTGCAGGGGGAGCCGCGGGTGACCCCCATCGAGCGGTACGCCGAGGAGATGGCCGAGGGGTCCGACCGGCCCCGGGACCAGTGGTGGCTGGGCCTGCGACCCGTCGGGTCCGTCGTGGGGGACCGCCACGCGCAGGGGCCGGTCGCCCCGCTGACCGCGGTGGTCGACGCGTGA
- the pulA gene encoding pullulanase-type alpha-1,6-glucosidase, translated as MEVYRAGKALTPRQEAPAVYLDSPSAGGVVGGRAEIGASVPENVFAQVTFAYRPVGGQDWTVLGTDDNAPYRVFHDVTGMPHGTLLEYRAVLKDASGNLSASSTYGIVGDPAPGGGGGGGSDPVGPVEQPEAVSVPGSHNTEMGCEGDWQPACEQAQLSLDGKDTVWKGTYDIPAGSWEYKAAIDRSWDENYGAGGEPGGPNITYTLPSAGNVSFYYEHARHYVTSDAEGPIITAPGSMQSELGCPGDWDPSCMLPWLIDPDGDGTYTWSSTQVPAGNYELKVAHGLSWDEDYGAGGARGGSNVGFSVPRDGIVTTISYVLETHEISVTTSEAGIAPDLRSARAHWLAPDLIAWPADGVEAPELTDWRLHWSPDGGLAVDAEDVTGGSSAPLTYDPAGLPDSVVADFPHLEGYLALRLDRKTVKQAGEILQGQVAVARYDDLGRLQDATGVQIPGVLDALYAEKARKTAYGVSWNGPNPQLTLWAPTAKDVDLLLWPEGGTGDPQRVEMKRAGDGSWTARGKKQWTGMEYLYEVDVYVPSTGQVETNLVTDPYSVALTLNSQRSVIVDLDAPRWAPEIWRTAKAPVLEDEVDQTIYELHVRDFSMADPDVPEELRGSYLAFAEDGYGRRHLETLAEAGMNTVHLLPTFDIASIEEDPAAQTTPDCDLESFAPASEEQQACVMAQADTDAFNWGYDPWHFMAPEGSYASTAQAAHGGERVKEFRTMVGGLHDSGMRVVLDKVFNHTAQSGQSEKSVLDRIVPGYYHRLNAVGQVETSTCCENVATEHEMAEKLMVDAVVIWARDYKVDGFRFDLMGHHSRENMEAVRAALDALTLKRDGVDGSAVTLYGEGWNFGEVADNARFYQATQGQLDGTSIATFNDRLRDGVRGGGPFDEDPTTDKGFASGGTSANDTDLVQIGLAGNLRDFQLRSQETGEVLAGTGISYNGSPAAYAEDPDEVVNYVDAHDNETLFDNLTFKLPQDTPMDQRVRLNTVALSTTALSQSISFWHAGADMLRSKSLDRNSYNSGDWFNLLDFTMTDNGFGRGLPPEGDNGDKWGIIRPLLADASLKPAPADIELASAMAQDLLRLRFSTELFRLGDPAQIEAKVSFPVSGTEHGDPQVIVMRIDDTAGTDVDPALDGLVVVFNASAEAVDQAVPGLEGAALELSPVQADGADEVVKTATWDAASGTAHVPAQTVAVFVQP; from the coding sequence GTGGAGGTCTACCGCGCCGGCAAGGCGCTCACGCCCCGCCAGGAGGCCCCGGCGGTCTACCTCGACTCGCCGTCCGCGGGTGGCGTCGTCGGCGGGCGGGCCGAGATCGGCGCCTCCGTCCCGGAGAACGTCTTCGCCCAGGTCACCTTCGCCTACCGACCGGTCGGCGGGCAGGACTGGACGGTCCTGGGGACCGACGACAACGCGCCCTACCGGGTCTTCCACGACGTCACCGGTATGCCGCACGGCACGCTGCTGGAGTACCGCGCCGTGCTCAAGGACGCCTCGGGCAACCTGTCGGCGTCCTCGACCTACGGGATCGTGGGTGACCCCGCCCCCGGTGGCGGAGGCGGCGGCGGGAGCGACCCGGTCGGACCCGTCGAGCAGCCGGAGGCGGTCTCCGTCCCCGGGTCGCACAACACCGAGATGGGGTGCGAGGGCGACTGGCAGCCGGCGTGCGAGCAGGCGCAGCTGTCCCTCGACGGCAAGGACACGGTCTGGAAGGGGACGTACGACATCCCCGCCGGCAGCTGGGAGTACAAGGCGGCGATCGACCGCTCCTGGGACGAGAACTACGGTGCCGGGGGCGAGCCGGGTGGGCCCAACATCACCTATACCCTCCCCTCCGCAGGCAACGTCTCCTTCTACTACGAGCACGCCCGCCACTACGTGACCTCGGACGCCGAGGGGCCGATCATCACGGCCCCGGGCTCGATGCAGTCCGAGCTGGGCTGCCCGGGCGACTGGGACCCCTCCTGCATGCTGCCCTGGCTCATCGACCCGGACGGTGACGGCACGTACACGTGGTCGAGCACCCAGGTCCCGGCGGGCAACTACGAGCTCAAGGTCGCCCACGGTCTGTCCTGGGACGAGGACTACGGTGCCGGCGGCGCGCGGGGAGGCTCCAACGTCGGCTTCTCCGTCCCGCGCGACGGCATCGTCACCACGATCAGCTACGTGCTCGAGACGCACGAGATCTCCGTCACCACGAGCGAGGCCGGGATCGCCCCCGACCTGAGGTCGGCCAGGGCCCACTGGCTCGCCCCCGACCTGATCGCGTGGCCGGCCGACGGTGTCGAGGCGCCCGAGCTGACCGACTGGCGACTGCACTGGTCCCCGGACGGCGGCCTGGCGGTGGACGCCGAGGACGTCACCGGCGGCTCCTCGGCCCCGCTGACCTACGACCCGGCCGGTCTGCCGGACTCCGTCGTGGCGGACTTCCCGCACCTCGAGGGGTATCTCGCCCTGCGGCTCGACAGGAAGACCGTGAAGCAGGCCGGGGAGATCCTCCAGGGTCAGGTCGCCGTGGCACGGTACGACGACCTCGGCCGGCTCCAGGACGCCACCGGGGTCCAGATCCCCGGCGTCCTCGACGCCCTCTACGCCGAGAAGGCGAGGAAGACCGCCTACGGCGTCTCCTGGAACGGGCCCAACCCGCAGCTGACCCTCTGGGCGCCCACCGCCAAGGACGTCGACCTGCTGCTGTGGCCCGAGGGCGGCACCGGTGACCCCCAGCGGGTGGAGATGAAGCGTGCCGGGGACGGCTCCTGGACCGCGCGCGGCAAGAAGCAGTGGACCGGTATGGAGTACCTCTACGAGGTGGACGTCTACGTGCCCTCGACGGGGCAGGTGGAGACCAACCTCGTCACCGACCCCTACTCGGTGGCGCTGACCCTCAACAGCCAGCGGTCGGTGATCGTCGACCTGGACGCCCCGAGGTGGGCGCCGGAGATCTGGCGCACCGCGAAGGCCCCGGTCCTGGAGGACGAGGTCGACCAGACGATCTACGAGCTGCACGTGCGCGATTTCTCGATGGCCGACCCGGACGTCCCGGAGGAGCTGCGCGGGTCCTACCTGGCCTTCGCCGAGGACGGCTACGGCCGGCGGCACCTGGAGACTCTGGCCGAGGCGGGGATGAACACCGTCCACCTGCTGCCGACCTTCGACATCGCCAGCATCGAGGAGGACCCTGCCGCGCAGACGACCCCGGACTGTGACCTGGAGTCGTTCGCCCCGGCCAGCGAGGAGCAGCAGGCCTGCGTCATGGCTCAGGCCGACACCGACGCCTTCAACTGGGGCTACGACCCGTGGCACTTCATGGCGCCGGAGGGCTCCTACGCCTCGACCGCGCAGGCCGCCCACGGCGGTGAGCGGGTCAAGGAGTTCCGCACCATGGTGGGCGGGCTGCACGACTCGGGTATGCGCGTGGTGCTGGACAAGGTGTTCAACCACACCGCCCAGTCCGGCCAGAGCGAGAAGTCGGTGCTGGACCGGATCGTGCCCGGCTACTACCACCGGCTCAACGCCGTCGGCCAGGTCGAGACCTCGACCTGCTGTGAGAACGTGGCGACCGAGCACGAGATGGCCGAGAAGCTCATGGTCGACGCCGTGGTGATCTGGGCCCGCGACTACAAGGTCGACGGCTTCCGGTTCGACCTCATGGGTCACCACAGCCGCGAGAACATGGAAGCCGTGCGCGCCGCCCTGGACGCGCTGACCCTGAAGAGGGACGGGGTGGACGGCTCGGCGGTCACCCTCTACGGCGAGGGCTGGAACTTCGGCGAGGTCGCCGACAACGCGCGCTTCTACCAGGCGACCCAGGGCCAGCTGGACGGCACCTCGATCGCGACCTTCAACGACCGGCTGCGCGACGGCGTGCGCGGCGGCGGGCCCTTCGACGAGGACCCGACGACCGACAAGGGCTTCGCCTCGGGCGGGACCAGCGCCAACGACACCGACCTGGTCCAGATCGGGCTGGCCGGCAACCTGCGCGACTTCCAGTTGCGCAGCCAGGAGACCGGAGAGGTCCTCGCGGGCACCGGGATTTCCTACAACGGCTCCCCGGCGGCCTACGCCGAGGACCCTGACGAGGTCGTCAACTACGTGGACGCCCACGACAACGAGACGCTCTTCGACAACCTGACCTTCAAGCTGCCGCAGGACACCCCGATGGACCAGCGGGTCCGGCTCAACACCGTGGCCCTGTCCACCACGGCGCTGTCACAGTCCATCAGCTTCTGGCACGCCGGAGCGGACATGCTGCGCAGCAAGAGCCTGGACCGCAACTCCTACAACAGCGGCGACTGGTTCAACCTGCTCGACTTCACGATGACCGACAACGGGTTCGGCCGGGGCCTGCCGCCGGAGGGCGACAACGGTGACAAGTGGGGGATTATCCGGCCCCTGCTGGCCGACGCCTCGCTCAAGCCGGCGCCGGCGGACATCGAGCTGGCCTCGGCCATGGCCCAGGACCTGCTGCGGCTGCGGTTCTCCACCGAGCTGTTCCGCCTCGGCGACCCGGCCCAGATCGAGGCCAAGGTCTCCTTCCCGGTCTCGGGCACCGAGCATGGCGACCCGCAGGTCATCGTCATGCGGATCGACGACACCGCCGGCACCGACGTCGACCCGGCGCTGGACGGGCTGGTCGTCGTCTTCAACGCCAGCGCCGAGGCGGTCGACCAGGCCGTCCCCGGCCTGGAGGGAGCGGCCCTGGAGCTGTCCCCGGTGCAGGCCGACGGTGCCGACGAGGTCGTCAAGACGGCCACGTGGGACGCCGCGAGCGGGACGGCGCACGTGCCGGCCCAGACCGTGGCGGTCTTCGTCCAGCCCTGA
- a CDS encoding ABC transporter ATP-binding protein yields the protein MLAVHNLEVVYEDVMLAVRGASLSVGPDRIVALLGANGAGKTTLLRAMTGLLDVHRGKITRGHVSIDGARVDTRSPAGVVRAGVGQVMEGRRVFVEFTVEENLRVGGHTSAARGLQDKLDRIYSMFPVLADRRRSQAGYLSGGEQQMLAIGRAMMADPRYLLLDEPSLGLAPQMVERIRDLIVEINSGGTGILLIEQNAAMALSVAHHGYVMENGLTVMDAPADRLRADADIQEFYLGLGSEGSSLRDVKHYKRRKRWLS from the coding sequence ATGCTGGCAGTGCACAACCTCGAGGTGGTGTACGAGGACGTCATGCTCGCGGTACGGGGCGCGAGCCTGTCCGTGGGGCCCGACCGGATCGTGGCGCTGCTCGGCGCCAACGGCGCCGGCAAGACCACCCTCCTGCGCGCCATGACCGGCCTGCTCGACGTCCACCGCGGGAAGATCACCCGCGGTCACGTCAGCATCGACGGAGCCCGGGTCGACACGCGCAGCCCCGCCGGTGTGGTGCGCGCCGGCGTCGGGCAGGTGATGGAGGGTCGTCGCGTCTTCGTCGAGTTCACCGTGGAGGAGAACCTGCGCGTCGGCGGCCACACCAGCGCCGCCCGCGGCCTGCAGGACAAGCTGGACCGGATCTACTCCATGTTCCCCGTGCTCGCCGACCGGCGCCGTTCGCAGGCCGGCTACCTCTCCGGCGGCGAGCAGCAGATGCTCGCGATCGGCCGGGCCATGATGGCCGACCCGAGATACCTCCTCCTCGACGAGCCCAGCCTGGGGCTGGCCCCGCAGATGGTGGAGCGCATCCGCGACCTCATCGTCGAGATCAACAGCGGGGGCACGGGGATCCTGCTGATCGAGCAGAACGCCGCCATGGCGCTGTCGGTGGCCCACCACGGCTACGTCATGGAGAACGGCCTCACCGTCATGGACGCCCCGGCCGACCGGCTCCGGGCCGACGCCGACATCCAGGAGTTCTACCTGGGGTTGGGCTCGGAGGGGTCCTCGTTGCGCGACGTCAAGCACTACAAGCGACGCAAGCGGTGGCTGTCGTGA
- a CDS encoding ABC transporter ATP-binding protein yields the protein MTSEALLQVEDLTLRFGGNTALEGVGFDVHPGELLAIIGPNGAGKTSTFNCISGVYRPQSGDVRFRGESVLGLRPDRIAARGIARTFQNIELFDNLTVLENLLLGRHHLLRSPWWQAMAWLPSTRREERSARLEIEHLVEFLDLTAVRRHPVGILPYGIKKRIELGRALAMQPELLLLDEPVAGMNTEETEDMARFILDVRAELGLAMIMVEHDMRLVMDLADRVLVIDFGRPIALGTPGEVQRDPAVIAAYLGGADDEVRAAVSEERP from the coding sequence GTGACCTCCGAGGCCCTGCTGCAGGTCGAGGACCTGACGCTCCGCTTCGGTGGCAACACCGCGCTCGAGGGCGTGGGTTTCGACGTCCACCCCGGGGAGCTCCTGGCCATCATCGGCCCGAACGGCGCCGGCAAGACCTCGACGTTCAACTGCATCTCGGGGGTCTACCGTCCGCAGAGCGGGGACGTCCGGTTCCGGGGGGAGTCGGTCCTGGGGCTGCGACCGGACCGGATCGCCGCCCGGGGCATCGCCCGCACCTTCCAGAACATCGAGCTCTTCGACAACCTGACGGTGCTGGAGAACCTCCTGCTCGGGCGGCACCACCTCCTGCGGTCCCCCTGGTGGCAGGCGATGGCCTGGTTGCCGTCCACGCGGAGGGAGGAACGGTCCGCGCGGCTCGAGATCGAGCACCTGGTGGAGTTCCTCGACCTCACCGCGGTGCGCCGGCACCCGGTGGGCATCCTGCCCTACGGCATCAAGAAGCGCATCGAGCTGGGCCGGGCCCTGGCGATGCAGCCCGAGCTGCTCCTGCTCGACGAGCCGGTCGCGGGGATGAACACCGAGGAGACCGAGGACATGGCCCGGTTCATCCTCGACGTCCGTGCCGAGCTCGGCCTGGCGATGATCATGGTCGAGCACGACATGCGGCTGGTCATGGACCTCGCCGACCGGGTCCTGGTCATCGACTTCGGCCGACCCATCGCCCTCGGGACCCCCGGGGAGGTCCAGCGTGACCCAGCCGTCATCGCCGCCTACCTGGGCGGGGCCGACGACGAGGTCCGCGCGGCCGTGAGCGAGGAGCGGCCGTGA
- a CDS encoding AMP-dependent synthetase/ligase, producing the protein MSQVQHLPDLLRRAAAETPDTVALREKRYGLWQDITWADYLANTEDVAYGLAALGVGAGDRVAVQSENRPEWLYTDLACGMLRAVVVGFYPTNPVAEVRYLLLDSGARVLVAEDQEQVDKAVELLDEVPSLEWVVYLDGRGLADDAHPRLLSVDELVRRGAVLREQDPGLLSRIDADRTPEDLVTLIYTSGTTGPPKGAMLDARNVDFGAATFARAPGMFGPDGLGRQDVLVSYLPLSHVVERAISTWGGVRNRPLVHFAESIETVVSDLAEVQPTILFAVPRIWEKIQATVAIRMANASPLKRAAYRVGHGLGARAARQQLAGGRPDLLARALAFLAWVLVHRKLRRHLGLARVRHALSGAAPISPEVLEFFLAMGVTIHEAYGMTENTAVATATMPGRVRFGTVGEPQPGIELALDEDTGEVLTRHPGTFVGYWRKPEATAEVIDTQGWLHTGDVGRWVDGTHLQIVDRIKDIIITAGGKNISPSELENALKASPYIREAVVIGDRRPYLTALIGIEFDTVADWASRHRIEYTTYKDLSTKPETVELIAGVVRDVNSRVARVEAVRKFRMLHKQLDHEDGELTATQKLKRAAFAATVPHLVDDMYAGTSDHAGADLGRSG; encoded by the coding sequence GTGAGCCAGGTCCAGCACCTCCCCGACCTCCTGCGCCGGGCCGCGGCGGAGACACCCGACACGGTCGCCCTGCGGGAGAAGCGGTACGGCCTGTGGCAGGACATCACCTGGGCGGACTACCTGGCCAACACCGAGGACGTCGCCTACGGCCTGGCCGCCCTGGGCGTGGGCGCCGGTGACCGGGTGGCCGTCCAGTCCGAGAACCGGCCGGAGTGGCTCTACACCGACCTGGCGTGCGGGATGCTCCGGGCCGTCGTGGTCGGCTTCTACCCGACCAACCCGGTGGCAGAGGTCCGCTACCTCCTGCTCGACTCCGGGGCCCGGGTCCTGGTGGCCGAGGACCAGGAGCAGGTGGACAAGGCGGTGGAGCTGCTCGACGAGGTCCCGTCGCTGGAGTGGGTGGTCTACCTGGACGGGCGCGGCCTGGCCGACGACGCCCACCCTCGGCTGCTGTCGGTCGACGAGCTGGTGAGGCGCGGCGCGGTCCTGCGGGAGCAGGACCCGGGCCTGCTGTCCAGGATCGACGCCGACCGCACCCCCGAGGACCTGGTGACGCTGATCTACACCTCGGGCACGACCGGCCCACCCAAGGGGGCCATGCTCGACGCCCGCAACGTCGACTTCGGGGCCGCGACCTTCGCCCGTGCCCCGGGCATGTTCGGCCCGGACGGCCTGGGCCGGCAGGACGTGCTGGTGTCCTACCTCCCGCTGTCGCACGTCGTCGAGCGGGCGATCAGCACCTGGGGCGGGGTGCGCAACCGGCCGCTGGTCCACTTCGCCGAGTCGATCGAGACCGTCGTCAGCGACCTCGCGGAGGTCCAGCCCACCATCCTGTTCGCCGTCCCCCGGATCTGGGAGAAGATCCAGGCCACGGTCGCGATCAGGATGGCCAACGCCTCCCCCCTCAAGCGCGCCGCCTACCGCGTCGGGCACGGCCTGGGTGCCCGGGCCGCCCGGCAGCAGCTCGCCGGCGGGCGCCCCGACCTGCTCGCGCGCGCCCTGGCCTTCCTCGCGTGGGTCCTGGTGCACCGCAAGCTGCGCCGGCACCTGGGCCTGGCCCGGGTGCGGCACGCGTTGTCCGGCGCCGCCCCCATCTCCCCCGAGGTGCTGGAGTTCTTCCTCGCCATGGGGGTCACGATCCACGAGGCCTACGGCATGACGGAGAACACCGCGGTGGCGACCGCGACGATGCCCGGCCGCGTCCGTTTCGGGACGGTCGGTGAACCGCAGCCGGGGATCGAGCTCGCCCTGGACGAGGACACCGGAGAGGTGCTCACCCGTCATCCGGGCACCTTCGTCGGCTACTGGCGCAAGCCGGAGGCGACCGCGGAGGTGATCGACACGCAGGGGTGGCTGCATACCGGTGACGTCGGGAGGTGGGTCGACGGCACGCACCTGCAGATCGTGGACCGGATCAAGGACATCATCATCACGGCCGGCGGCAAGAACATCTCGCCCAGCGAGCTGGAGAACGCTCTCAAGGCCTCCCCCTACATCCGGGAGGCCGTCGTGATCGGTGACCGACGTCCCTACCTGACCGCGCTCATCGGGATCGAGTTCGACACCGTCGCGGACTGGGCCTCGCGCCACCGGATCGAGTACACCACCTACAAGGACCTGTCGACCAAGCCGGAGACGGTCGAGCTCATCGCCGGGGTGGTCCGCGACGTCAACAGCCGCGTCGCCCGGGTCGAGGCGGTCCGCAAGTTCCGCATGCTGCACAAGCAGCTCGACCACGAGGACGGCGAGCTGACCGCCACCCAGAAGCTGAAGCGTGCGGCCTTCGCGGCCACGGTCCCGCACCTCGTCGACGACATGTACGCCGGCACCAGCGACCATGCCGGTGCCGACCTGGGACGGAGCGGATGA
- a CDS encoding branched-chain amino acid ABC transporter permease: protein MMAAFLTAVLAGIGDGAVYALIAVSFVLIYRATGVLNFAQPGLLILGTWVTSVLVVDRGLPFWVAVVLAVVAVAVVSMGVERVAIRPMIGRPVFSTALVTVGLFIVLLVLAFRLFAARARTIGDPWQLERWCLVEGEVTCAVSLYQHHAGKVAVTAVVLTVLGLWLGRSRIGLAMRATSLDQEAAMAQGINVGRMFSLSWALGGGLAALGGVLLAADGSVVQANDALFALVALPALILGGIDSFRGAVVGGIVMGLVSGVARVYQPVHAPWLGPNFENVAPYLVMILVLLVRPYGLFGTKEVQRV from the coding sequence ATGATGGCGGCCTTCCTCACCGCGGTGCTGGCGGGGATCGGGGACGGGGCGGTCTACGCCCTCATCGCCGTGAGCTTCGTGCTCATCTACCGGGCGACGGGCGTGCTCAACTTCGCCCAGCCCGGGCTGCTCATCCTCGGGACCTGGGTGACCTCGGTCCTGGTGGTCGACCGAGGCCTGCCCTTCTGGGTCGCGGTCGTCCTGGCCGTCGTTGCCGTGGCCGTGGTCTCGATGGGTGTCGAGCGGGTCGCGATCCGCCCGATGATCGGCAGGCCGGTCTTCTCGACCGCGCTGGTGACGGTCGGGCTCTTCATCGTCCTGCTCGTGCTGGCCTTCCGCCTCTTCGCCGCCCGCGCCCGCACCATCGGTGACCCCTGGCAGCTGGAGCGGTGGTGCCTGGTCGAGGGGGAGGTCACCTGTGCCGTCTCGCTCTACCAGCACCATGCCGGCAAGGTCGCGGTCACGGCGGTCGTGCTGACCGTCCTCGGCCTGTGGCTGGGCCGCTCCCGCATCGGCCTCGCGATGCGCGCCACCTCCCTGGACCAGGAGGCGGCGATGGCCCAGGGCATCAACGTGGGCCGGATGTTCTCGCTCTCCTGGGCGCTCGGTGGGGGGCTGGCCGCGCTCGGGGGCGTCCTGCTGGCGGCCGACGGGTCGGTCGTGCAGGCCAATGACGCGCTCTTCGCCCTGGTCGCCCTGCCCGCCCTCATCCTCGGTGGCATCGACTCCTTCCGCGGGGCCGTCGTCGGCGGGATCGTCATGGGTCTCGTCTCCGGCGTCGCCCGGGTCTACCAACCGGTCCACGCACCCTGGCTGGGGCCGAACTTCGAGAACGTCGCGCCGTACCTCGTCATGATCCTGGTCCTGCTCGTCCGCCCCTACGGGCTCTTCGGCACCAAGGAGGTGCAGCGGGTATGA